Proteins encoded by one window of Rutidosis leptorrhynchoides isolate AG116_Rl617_1_P2 chromosome 7, CSIRO_AGI_Rlap_v1, whole genome shotgun sequence:
- the LOC139856813 gene encoding uncharacterized protein isoform X1 translates to MAFLKYGKQIMRLPRSQQQLGFEHCLTLKTIHHHHHHHHHHHHHHHHHHHHRRVFLANYNTIANPDDNTKSESELPPKHPLFSNGFFTNLFRKLDPPYVPLSPTPVQLQVLNIWKLVEKLKSCPEENALVNEIRRLYKDMLSNLSDDSIVKVLHELSRVGDSPPNPPQTDHPVYLFNDLVDHFPTYIIPSIQDITVDVVEAEYRHLLGRDMKVIVEPTMVRVVADVYDLKRFELGVFVVGDLAEVTGTGKDDRPAIRFDPIPKQIVKIPTFPFLHYKVTALISRGLLNIIFHLVDKSEVTNKPKIYEVKIGLQ, encoded by the exons ATGGCTTTTTTAAAATATGGAAAACAAATCATGCGATTGCCAAGATCGCAGCAACAATTAGGTTTCGAACATTGCTTAACATTAAAaacaattcatcatcatcatcatcatcatcatcatcatcatcatcatcatcatcatcatcatcatcatcgtcgcgTTTTCCTTGCTAATTATAACACCATTGCTAATCCAGACGACAACACCAAAAGTGAATCGGAATTGCCACCAAAACATCCTCTATTTTCCAACGGCTTCTTTACTAATTTATTCAGGAAGTTGGATCCTCCTTATGTTCCTCTTAGCCCTACCCCTGTCCAAC TACAGGTTTTGAATATCTGGAAGCTTGTAGAAAAACTCAAGTCTTGTCCGGAAGAAAATGCTCTGGTCAATGAAATCAGACGGTTATACAAAG ATATGCTTAGTAACCTTTCAGATGATAGCATAGTTAAAGTTCTGCATGAACTTTCGAGAGTAGGAGATTCACCGCCGAATCCTCCCCAGACTGATCATCCGGTCTACCTATTCAATGACTTGGTTGATCACTTCCCGACTTATATAATCCCTTCCATTCaag ATATAACGGTTGACGTGGTTGAGGCGGAATATCGGCACCTACTTGGTCGAGACATGAAAGTGATTGTTGAGCCTACAATGGTGCGTGTTGTTGCTGACGTTTATGATCTTAAAAGGTTTGAACTAGGTGTGTTTGTTGTTGGTGATCTTGCAGAGGTAACTGGGACCGGCAAAGATGACCGTCCCGCCATTCGCTTTGATCCAATCCCTAAGCAGATAGTTAAAATCCCAACCTTTCCTTTTCTTCATTATAAGGTCACTGCTCTCATCTCACGAGGCCTACTTAATATTATATTTCACCTTGTTGATAAATCTGAAGTCACCAACAAACCCAAGATTTACGAGGTTAAAATCGGCCTCCAGTAG
- the LOC139856813 gene encoding uncharacterized protein isoform X3, with the protein MFLLALPLSNVLNIWKLVEKLKSCPEENALVNEIRRLYKDMLSNLSDDSIVKVLHELSRVGDSPPNPPQTDHPVYLFNDLVDHFPTYIIPSIQDITVDVVEAEYRHLLGRDMKVIVEPTMVRVVADVYDLKRFELGVFVVGDLAEVTGTGKDDRPAIRFDPIPKQIVKIPTFPFLHYKVTALISRGLLNIIFHLVDKSEVTNKPKIYEVKIGLQ; encoded by the exons ATGTTCCTCTTAGCCCTACCCCTGTCCAAC GTTTTGAATATCTGGAAGCTTGTAGAAAAACTCAAGTCTTGTCCGGAAGAAAATGCTCTGGTCAATGAAATCAGACGGTTATACAAAG ATATGCTTAGTAACCTTTCAGATGATAGCATAGTTAAAGTTCTGCATGAACTTTCGAGAGTAGGAGATTCACCGCCGAATCCTCCCCAGACTGATCATCCGGTCTACCTATTCAATGACTTGGTTGATCACTTCCCGACTTATATAATCCCTTCCATTCaag ATATAACGGTTGACGTGGTTGAGGCGGAATATCGGCACCTACTTGGTCGAGACATGAAAGTGATTGTTGAGCCTACAATGGTGCGTGTTGTTGCTGACGTTTATGATCTTAAAAGGTTTGAACTAGGTGTGTTTGTTGTTGGTGATCTTGCAGAGGTAACTGGGACCGGCAAAGATGACCGTCCCGCCATTCGCTTTGATCCAATCCCTAAGCAGATAGTTAAAATCCCAACCTTTCCTTTTCTTCATTATAAGGTCACTGCTCTCATCTCACGAGGCCTACTTAATATTATATTTCACCTTGTTGATAAATCTGAAGTCACCAACAAACCCAAGATTTACGAGGTTAAAATCGGCCTCCAGTAG
- the LOC139856813 gene encoding uncharacterized protein isoform X2, giving the protein MAFLKYGKQIMRLPRSQQQLGFEHCLTLKTIHHHHHHHHHHHHHHHHHHHHRRVFLANYNTIANPDDNTKSESELPPKHPLFSNGFFTNLFRKLDPPYVPLSPTPVQLQVLNIWKLVEKLKSCPEENALVNEIRRLYKDITVDVVEAEYRHLLGRDMKVIVEPTMVRVVADVYDLKRFELGVFVVGDLAEVTGTGKDDRPAIRFDPIPKQIVKIPTFPFLHYKVTALISRGLLNIIFHLVDKSEVTNKPKIYEVKIGLQ; this is encoded by the exons ATGGCTTTTTTAAAATATGGAAAACAAATCATGCGATTGCCAAGATCGCAGCAACAATTAGGTTTCGAACATTGCTTAACATTAAAaacaattcatcatcatcatcatcatcatcatcatcatcatcatcatcatcatcatcatcatcatcatcgtcgcgTTTTCCTTGCTAATTATAACACCATTGCTAATCCAGACGACAACACCAAAAGTGAATCGGAATTGCCACCAAAACATCCTCTATTTTCCAACGGCTTCTTTACTAATTTATTCAGGAAGTTGGATCCTCCTTATGTTCCTCTTAGCCCTACCCCTGTCCAAC TACAGGTTTTGAATATCTGGAAGCTTGTAGAAAAACTCAAGTCTTGTCCGGAAGAAAATGCTCTGGTCAATGAAATCAGACGGTTATACAAAG ATATAACGGTTGACGTGGTTGAGGCGGAATATCGGCACCTACTTGGTCGAGACATGAAAGTGATTGTTGAGCCTACAATGGTGCGTGTTGTTGCTGACGTTTATGATCTTAAAAGGTTTGAACTAGGTGTGTTTGTTGTTGGTGATCTTGCAGAGGTAACTGGGACCGGCAAAGATGACCGTCCCGCCATTCGCTTTGATCCAATCCCTAAGCAGATAGTTAAAATCCCAACCTTTCCTTTTCTTCATTATAAGGTCACTGCTCTCATCTCACGAGGCCTACTTAATATTATATTTCACCTTGTTGATAAATCTGAAGTCACCAACAAACCCAAGATTTACGAGGTTAAAATCGGCCTCCAGTAG